One region of Flavobacteriales bacterium genomic DNA includes:
- a CDS encoding NAD(P)-dependent glycerol-3-phosphate dehydrogenase, which yields MIKKTVGVIGAGSFGTAIANLLAENNDVILFARNEQVVDNINTKRSHKNQEINPRIKATNVPEEITNSCDLIFPIVPSSSFKMMLQTFKKHLTPKHILIHGTKGLHIEKELSKDLELTKSEISTMSELILKETGVVRVGCLAGPNLATEIAEKQIAAAVVASEYDEVIELGKKALACNRFMVYGSNKTVGIELAGILKNYIAIASGLAAGLGYGDNAKALLVTRGMTEMIYIARSLGYSPEAFLGIAGIGDLMATCSSKLSRNFRVGYFLTQDKNLDDIIEEIGEVAEGVKTLQLIKALSKYGFKAPIANVLYNIIFEGMEIKKGVNYLMNLNVEADVDFLK from the coding sequence ATGATCAAAAAAACTGTAGGAGTAATAGGTGCTGGTAGTTTTGGTACAGCAATCGCTAACTTATTAGCAGAAAATAATGATGTTATTCTATTTGCTAGAAACGAACAAGTCGTTGATAATATCAATACTAAACGTTCACACAAGAATCAAGAAATTAATCCACGCATCAAAGCGACCAATGTACCTGAAGAAATCACAAACTCCTGTGATTTAATTTTTCCAATTGTACCATCAAGTAGCTTTAAAATGATGTTGCAAACGTTTAAAAAACACTTAACGCCCAAACATATTTTAATTCACGGAACAAAAGGGTTACACATTGAAAAAGAACTGAGTAAAGACTTAGAACTCACCAAAAGTGAAATCTCTACCATGTCAGAATTAATCTTAAAAGAAACTGGCGTTGTAAGAGTTGGTTGTTTAGCAGGGCCTAATTTAGCAACTGAAATTGCTGAAAAACAAATTGCTGCGGCTGTTGTTGCCAGTGAATATGATGAAGTTATTGAATTAGGAAAAAAAGCATTAGCATGTAATCGCTTTATGGTATACGGCAGTAACAAAACCGTTGGTATTGAACTCGCGGGAATTTTAAAAAACTACATAGCTATTGCCTCTGGTCTTGCTGCTGGTTTGGGATATGGAGACAACGCCAAAGCTCTGCTGGTTACACGAGGAATGACTGAAATGATCTATATCGCTCGCTCATTGGGTTACAGCCCAGAAGCTTTTCTAGGCATAGCAGGGATTGGAGATTTAATGGCTACCTGTAGCAGTAAATTGAGTCGTAACTTTAGAGTTGGATATTTCCTAACTCAGGACAAAAATCTAGACGATATTATTGAGGAAATTGGAGAAGTAGCTGAAGGGGTAAAAACACTTCAATTAATCAAAGCTCTAAGTAAATACGGATTTAAAGCACCTATTGCCAATGTATTATACAACATCATTTTTGAGGGGATGGAAATAAAAAAAGGGGTTAACTACTTAATGAACCTTAATGTGGAAGCAGACGTAGATTTCTTAAAATAG
- the queG gene encoding tRNA epoxyqueuosine(34) reductase QueG, whose translation MIKEKAFELGFSFVGVSKAGFLEEEAPRLEAWLKMNAHGEMGYMANHFDKRLDPRLLVEDTKSVVSLLYNYYTEETQEDLTAPKISKYAYGKDYHTLIKTKLRELFAFIQEEIGEVGGRYFVDSAPVLDKAWAKKSGLGWIGKNANLINKQQGSFFFIAELLLDLELDYNTTPIKDFCGTCTKCIDACPTGAIIKPYVVDGSQCISYFTIELKDAIPVEVKGMFEDWMFGCDICQDVCPWNRFSLQHNEPWFEPHPDLLKLTKSDWAEIEQPLFQEIFRKSAVKRTKFSGLKRNIEFLK comes from the coding sequence TTGATAAAAGAAAAGGCTTTTGAGTTGGGTTTTTCTTTTGTAGGAGTTTCTAAAGCTGGATTTTTAGAAGAAGAAGCCCCAAGGCTAGAAGCATGGTTGAAAATGAACGCACATGGAGAGATGGGCTATATGGCCAATCACTTTGATAAACGGTTAGATCCTCGTTTGTTGGTAGAAGATACTAAAAGTGTAGTTTCATTGTTGTATAATTATTATACTGAAGAAACGCAGGAGGATCTTACTGCTCCTAAGATTTCAAAATACGCTTATGGAAAAGATTATCATACCTTAATTAAAACAAAACTAAGAGAACTTTTTGCTTTTATACAAGAAGAGATTGGTGAAGTAGGCGGACGTTATTTTGTAGATTCCGCTCCGGTTTTAGACAAAGCATGGGCTAAAAAATCGGGATTAGGATGGATAGGTAAGAACGCTAATTTAATTAATAAACAACAAGGCTCTTTCTTTTTTATAGCTGAGTTGTTATTGGATTTAGAGTTGGATTATAATACAACTCCTATCAAAGATTTTTGTGGAACTTGCACAAAATGTATTGATGCTTGTCCTACAGGTGCAATCATAAAACCTTATGTGGTCGATGGAAGTCAATGTATCTCTTATTTTACGATAGAGTTAAAAGATGCTATTCCTGTTGAGGTAAAAGGAATGTTTGAAGATTGGATGTTTGGGTGTGATATTTGCCAAGATGTTTGTCCTTGGAACCGTTTTTCTCTCCAACATAATGAACCGTGGTTTGAGCCACACCCAGATTTATTAAAGCTAACCAAATCTGATTGGGCGGAAATTGAGCAACCTTTATTTCAAGAAATATTTAGAAAGTCAGCTGTAAAACGGACAAAGTTTAGCGGTTTAAAACGTAATATTGAATTTTTAAAATAA
- a CDS encoding phosphatase PAP2 family protein, whose protein sequence is MKLINKISVFFSVTFQPLFMPFVAVLMMLLLNDTVNNEVPVETRKYVMWISFLFTIILPAMMFLLFYKMGWVSDLNLTVRKERVVPTFLALLLYFTLYYLVRNSEGMLPEFIHVVVGCIVGILVANIVTAFWKISIHALGVFSVVGSLVAISIATGQAIPVFAYVFLAIAVTVGVSRIILKRHTPMQVVMGALLGFLSPFLASYFEVYI, encoded by the coding sequence ATGAAATTAATCAACAAAATATCAGTTTTCTTTTCTGTTACTTTTCAGCCGTTATTTATGCCGTTTGTTGCGGTATTGATGATGTTGTTGTTAAACGATACGGTTAATAATGAAGTGCCTGTTGAAACGAGAAAGTATGTAATGTGGATTAGTTTTTTATTTACTATAATTCTTCCAGCAATGATGTTTTTATTGTTTTATAAAATGGGCTGGGTAAGTGATTTGAATTTGACCGTTCGTAAGGAGCGAGTAGTACCTACTTTTTTAGCTTTGCTGCTGTATTTTACATTGTATTATTTAGTTCGAAATTCTGAGGGGATGCTTCCAGAGTTTATACATGTTGTGGTAGGTTGTATTGTTGGAATACTCGTGGCCAATATCGTAACAGCATTTTGGAAAATAAGTATTCATGCACTAGGAGTGTTTAGTGTTGTAGGTTCTTTAGTGGCTATTTCAATAGCTACAGGTCAAGCTATTCCTGTTTTTGCTTATGTGTTTTTAGCAATCGCTGTAACAGTTGGTGTAAGTCGAATTATTCTAAAAAGACATACACCAATGCAAGTGGTCATGGGAGCCTTACTGGGATTCCTTAGTCCCTTTTTAGCGTCTTATTTTGAGGTGTATATTTGA
- a CDS encoding 1-acyl-sn-glycerol-3-phosphate acyltransferase, whose translation MKDSTTHKKMLPYVIEDIKEWPIYTISQDKDNYLKAIITKTKKETLSRLKKEKDLLNEINTIRYQEIIRLKQNPWQSDKPEELEFWKQKKKDIIEISGIDDQEKRNEEIGKQLDSILELYANEIVANFDPGKYKMARKILPFVFSRLLNTFPGKLYKLFAPAKSIHEKLQLNGEIEQIRKLSTQGTLVFVPTHFSNLDSPTIGMAINGIGLPAVTYGAGINLFTIKLLSNFMNNLGSYKVDRRRRNDVYLNMLKNYSTIGLTRGVHSLFFPGGTRSRSGAIEDKLKLGLLGTAIEAQQLNLIHQKNTKIFVVPVVLNYHFVMEANKLITEHLKAEGKENYLDEDEFKNSFKTTKFLYKFFTATPKIIISFGKPMDVLGNEVDFDGNSFNNIGQKVNIEDFFTTEDELTENKQRNRVYTARLADKITQAFKENNIVFTSHLVAFVAFEIIKKRHQQLSIYEILRLPKEELTIDYNSFEKGVQKMKDLLLELKTQKALKLSEEIYKDTRFIINNGIKFLGTYHPKPVLKKSKQKTILISDMKLLYFYRNRSLGYDLENKLF comes from the coding sequence ATGAAAGATTCTACCACACACAAAAAAATGCTTCCTTATGTGATTGAAGACATCAAAGAATGGCCAATATACACGATAAGTCAAGATAAAGACAACTATCTTAAAGCAATTATAACTAAGACTAAAAAGGAAACACTCAGTCGATTAAAAAAAGAGAAAGACCTACTCAATGAGATCAATACCATTCGTTATCAAGAAATCATTCGACTAAAACAAAATCCTTGGCAATCTGACAAACCTGAAGAACTAGAATTTTGGAAACAAAAGAAAAAGGATATTATAGAAATTTCAGGAATAGATGACCAAGAAAAGCGTAATGAAGAAATAGGGAAACAATTAGACAGTATATTGGAACTTTACGCTAATGAAATTGTTGCTAACTTTGACCCTGGAAAATACAAAATGGCAAGAAAAATTCTACCTTTTGTTTTTTCAAGGCTATTAAACACATTTCCTGGTAAACTATATAAACTATTTGCTCCAGCTAAATCCATTCACGAAAAATTACAATTGAATGGAGAAATTGAACAAATCAGAAAACTTTCTACACAAGGAACCCTTGTATTTGTGCCCACTCATTTTAGTAACTTAGATTCTCCAACAATCGGAATGGCCATTAACGGGATTGGTCTTCCTGCTGTAACTTACGGCGCTGGAATTAATCTTTTTACCATAAAGCTGCTTTCTAACTTTATGAATAATTTAGGTTCGTACAAAGTAGATAGAAGACGTAGAAATGACGTTTATTTAAACATGCTAAAAAACTACTCTACGATCGGTCTTACAAGGGGTGTTCACAGTTTATTTTTCCCTGGAGGAACACGTTCTCGTTCAGGAGCTATCGAAGACAAACTAAAATTGGGACTCTTGGGTACAGCAATTGAAGCTCAGCAATTGAACTTAATTCATCAAAAAAACACAAAAATATTTGTAGTACCTGTTGTGCTCAATTACCATTTTGTAATGGAAGCCAACAAATTAATTACCGAACACCTAAAAGCTGAAGGAAAAGAGAACTATTTAGATGAAGATGAATTCAAAAACTCATTTAAAACCACAAAATTTCTTTATAAGTTCTTTACAGCTACGCCAAAAATTATCATTTCTTTTGGAAAACCAATGGATGTACTTGGTAACGAAGTTGACTTTGACGGCAATAGCTTTAACAACATTGGTCAAAAAGTAAATATTGAAGATTTTTTTACAACTGAAGACGAGTTAACTGAGAACAAACAACGAAACAGAGTCTATACTGCTAGGCTAGCTGATAAAATAACGCAAGCATTTAAGGAAAATAACATTGTATTCACCAGCCATTTAGTAGCTTTTGTAGCTTTTGAAATCATCAAAAAACGCCACCAACAGTTGAGCATCTATGAAATCTTAAGGCTCCCCAAAGAAGAGCTTACTATTGATTATAATAGCTTTGAGAAAGGGGTTCAAAAAATGAAAGACTTATTGTTGGAATTAAAAACACAAAAAGCATTAAAGCTCTCTGAGGAAATCTATAAAGACACACGTTTTATTATCAACAACGGAATAAAATTCTTGGGGACATATCACCCAAAACCTGTTTTAAAAAAATCAAAACAAAAAACAATTCTAATCAGCGACATGAAACTTTTATATTTTTATCGCAACCGATCTTTAGGGTATGATTTAGAAAACAAACTTTTTTAA